The Gammaproteobacteria bacterium genome window below encodes:
- a CDS encoding site-2 protease family protein produces the protein MNTIQTITIWAIPVLFAITLHEVAHGWVAKKFGDTTAQSLGRLSLNPLKHIDPVGTILVPIVLIVVTGYAFGWAKPVPVNFNQLRNPKKDMVWVAAAGPFANVLMTMLWSIILVTAISSAGSENKYAEFFVLMSMAGIFINLVLMVLNLLPIPPLDGGRVLSGLVPNNISALLSKIEPYGLFILLGLMFMGLLNKLVFTPSILILFFIMSFLGILPQEYIPYLEKLLGQAS, from the coding sequence ATGAACACCATTCAAACGATCACAATCTGGGCTATACCTGTACTTTTCGCGATTACTCTTCATGAAGTGGCCCACGGTTGGGTAGCAAAAAAGTTTGGTGATACAACGGCTCAGTCTTTGGGGCGTTTGAGCCTTAATCCTCTTAAGCACATTGATCCTGTAGGAACTATTTTGGTGCCAATCGTTTTAATTGTAGTTACGGGTTATGCGTTTGGCTGGGCAAAACCTGTGCCAGTGAATTTTAACCAGTTACGTAATCCTAAAAAAGATATGGTTTGGGTTGCAGCAGCCGGTCCATTTGCAAATGTCTTAATGACAATGCTTTGGTCGATTATTTTAGTTACTGCTATTAGCAGTGCGGGCAGTGAAAATAAGTATGCTGAATTTTTTGTTTTAATGAGTATGGCTGGAATTTTTATTAACTTAGTATTAATGGTTTTGAATTTACTTCCTATTCCACCTTTAGATGGTGGTAGAGTTTTATCAGGATTGGTGCCAAATAATATTTCAGCATTGTTGTCTAAAATTGAGCCGTATGGTTTGTTTATTCTCCTGGGCTTAATGTTTATGGGATTGCTAAATAAACTCGTTTTTACTCCTTCAATATTAATACTTTTTTTTATAATGTCATTTTTAGGAATCCTTCCTCAAGAATATATACCGTACCTTGAAAAGCTACTGGGCCAAGCAAGTTAA
- a CDS encoding YciI family protein produces the protein MLYAFISQDVENSLEKRLSVRDQHVARLNELKDQGRLIIAGPHPAIDSPDPGDAGFTGSLIVAEFESQTAAQAWADSDPYIEAGVYEKVIVKPFKLVLP, from the coding sequence ATGCTATATGCCTTTATCAGCCAGGACGTTGAAAACAGTCTTGAAAAACGCCTATCGGTACGTGACCAACACGTTGCACGATTAAATGAACTAAAAGACCAAGGCCGACTCATAATTGCAGGACCACACCCTGCGATTGATAGCCCCGACCCGGGTGATGCTGGTTTTACGGGCAGCTTAATTGTCGCTGAATTTGAATCACAAACTGCTGCACAAGCTTGGGCTGATAGTGACCCTTACATTGAAGCTGGCGTTTATGAAAAAGTTATCGTAAAACCTTTTAAGCTCGTCTTACCATAA
- a CDS encoding threonylcarbamoyl-AMP synthase: MSQYFVIHPVTPQKRLIQRAVEIIDQGGVIAYPTDSCYALGCHIGDKQAMQRIRKIRKVDDKHHLTLVCKDLSELSTYAVVDNSAYRLMKNCTPGPYTFLLKATHEVPRRLQTPKRKTIGLRVPDHPIALKLCEELGQPLMSSTLILPDRDEPLSDPQEMRELLEHDVDLVIDGGYCGIEATTVIDFVDSSPTILRQGKGDADWLNN; the protein is encoded by the coding sequence ATGAGCCAGTACTTTGTTATACACCCTGTCACACCTCAAAAGCGCTTGATACAGCGTGCAGTAGAAATAATTGACCAGGGTGGAGTGATCGCTTATCCCACAGATTCTTGTTACGCATTGGGTTGCCATATAGGTGATAAGCAAGCGATGCAAAGAATTCGTAAAATTCGCAAGGTTGACGATAAGCATCATCTAACTTTGGTGTGTAAAGATTTGTCCGAGCTATCTACTTATGCGGTGGTAGACAATAGTGCCTATCGTTTGATGAAAAACTGTACTCCAGGGCCATATACCTTTTTATTAAAAGCGACGCATGAAGTGCCCCGTCGCTTGCAAACCCCTAAGCGCAAGACCATTGGATTGCGAGTGCCAGACCATCCCATTGCGTTGAAATTGTGTGAGGAGCTTGGGCAGCCATTAATGAGCAGTACGCTAATTTTACCAGACCGTGACGAGCCGCTTTCTGATCCTCAGGAAATGCGTGAGTTGCTAGAGCATGATGTGGATCTTGTTATTGATGGGGGTTATTGCGGTATTGAGGCGACAACGGTAATAGATTTTGTAGATTCAAGCCCAACTATATTAAGGCAGGGGAAAGGTGATGCCGATTGGTTAAATAATTGA